A portion of the Platichthys flesus chromosome 7, fPlaFle2.1, whole genome shotgun sequence genome contains these proteins:
- the ampd1 gene encoding AMP deaminase 1 isoform X1 → MPKVLVPETDDKMRAFAEEVFASETKDESVRDEISMFDVAEDCPIIHTEMAFHLHTDDNAEKRKRLQRCRTVGLPTVPGKDAAVPVEVGTPTYLDVPDFQRVAIIGDYASGVTMDDFELSCKGLYRALTIREKYMRLAYQRFPRTASQYMREMEGESFKPEDQVQPVFTRLPENGGDPFDIKELPKNLGYVARMKDGVIYVYNDAAAADKHQPKDLPCADYETFIDDMNFLIALIAQGPTKTYTHRRLKFLMSKFNVHEMLNEMEEMRELKLNPHRDFYNCRKVDTHIHAAACMNQKHLLRFIKRSYRVDAERVVHKLNGREVTMKELFQSLNLHPYDLTVDSLDVHAGRQTFQRFDKFNAKYNPVGASELRDLYMKTENHINGEYFATIIKEVASDLEDAKYQFAEPRLSIYGCKPDEWSKLAGWFVRHRVFSPHLKWMIQVPRIYDIFRARDFVPHFGKMLENIFLPVFQATIDPQSNPDLSIFLKHVTGFDSVDDESKHSGHMFCTKSPKPEEWDIAKNPSYTYYIYYMYANITVLNQLRKQRGMNTFMFRPHCGEAGAITHLLASFMTADNISHGLNLKKSPVLQYLYFLTQIPIAMSPLSNNSLFLEYAKNPLLEFHKKGLVVSLSTDDPMQFHYTKEPLMEEYAIAAQVFKLSTCDMCEISRSSVLQSSLSHEEKVLYLGEDYLKEGPEGNDIRKTNVAQIRMAYRYETLCYELNRIKEGLKAE, encoded by the exons ATGCCTAAAGTCTTAGTGCCAG agaccGATGACAAGATGAGAGCCTTCGCGGAGGAGGTCTTTGCGTCTGAGACCAAAGACGAGAGCGTCCGCGATGAGATCTCCATGTTTGACGTGGCTGAAGACTGTCCCATTATCCACACTGAGATGGCCTTCCATCTGCACACTGACGATAATGCTGAGAAACG CAAGAGGCTCCAGCGTTGCCGCACCGTTGGCTTGCCCACAGTTCCTGGAAAGGATGCTGCTGTCCCTGTGGAAGTGGGGACCCCCACCTACCTGGACGTGCCTGACTTCCAGAGGGTGGCCATCATTGGAGACTACGCCTCTGGG GTGACCATGGACGACTTTGAGCTGTCCTGTAAGGGTCTGTACCGCGCCCTGACCATCAGGGAGAAGTACATGAGGCTGGCCTATCAGCGCTTCCCACGCACGGCCTCGCAGTACATGCGTGAAATGGAAGGGGAGAGCTTCAAACCTGAGGACCAGGTGCAGCCAG TCTTCACTCGGCTTCCCGAGAATGGAGGTGACCCCTTTGACATAAAGGAGCTGCCGAAGAATCTTGGCTACGTTGCGCGTATGAAGGACGGCGTCATCTACGTGTACAACGACGCCGCGGCTGCAGACAAACACCAGCCCAAGGATCTGCCCTGCGCCGACTACGAGACCTTCATCGATGACATGAACTTCCTCATCGCTCTCATTGCACAGGGCCCGAC GAAGACTTACACTCACCGCCGCCTCAAGTTCCTCATGTCCAAGTTCAACGTGCACGAGATGctgaatgagatggaggagatgagggagcTGAAGCTGAACCCCCACAGGGACTTCTACAACTGTAGGAAG GTTGACACCCACATCCACGCCGCCGCCTGCATGAACCAGAAGCACCTGCTGCGCTTCATCAAGAGGTCTTATCGTGTGGACGCCGAACGCGTCGTGCACAAGCTCAATGGCCGGGAGGTCACCATGAAGGAGCTCTTCCAGTCCCTCAACCTGCACCCCTATGACCTCACTGTGGACTCTCTGGATGTGCACGCT GGGAGACAAACCTTCCAGCGTTTTGACAAGTTCAACGCCAAGTACAACCCCGTGGGAGCCAGCGAGCTGCGTGACCTGTACATGAAGACAGAGAACCACATCAATGGAGAGTACTTTGCCACCATCATCAAG GAAGTAGCCAGTGACCTGGAGGATGCCAAGTACCAGTTCGCCGAGCCTCGTCTCTCCATCTACGGCTGCAAGCCCGACGAGTGGAGCAAGCTGGCCGGCTGGTTCGTCAGGCACAGAGTCTTCTCCCCCCACCTCAAGTGGATGATTCAAGTGCCCAGGATCTA CGATATCTTCAGAGCGAGGGACTTCGTGCCCCATTTTGGCAAGATGTTGGAGAACATTTTCCTCCCTGTGTTCCAGGCCACCATCGACCCGCAGTCCAACCCGGACCTCAGCATCTTCCTCAAGCAT GTGACAGGTTTCGACAGTGTGGACGATGAGTCCAAGCACAGCGGGCACATGTTCTGCACCAAGAGCCCCAAACCAGAGGAGTGGGACATCGCCAAGAACCCCTCCTACACCTACTACATTTACTACATGTATGCCAACATCACTGTGCTCAACCAGCTCCGCAA ACAGAGGGGGATGAACACGTTCATGTTCAGGCCTCACTGTGGAGAGGCTGGAGCCATCACCCATCTGCTGGCTTCCTTCATGACCGCTGACAACATCTCTCACGGCCTCAACCTCAAGAAG agCCCCGTGCTGCAGTACCTGTACTTCCTGACCCAGATCCCAATCGCCATGTCCCCTCTCAGCAACAACAGCCTGTTCCTGGAGTACGCCAAGAACCCGCTGCTGGAGTTCCACAAGAAAGGCCTGGTTGTGTCTCTCTCCACAGACGACCCCATGCAGTTCCACTACACCAAG GAGCCCCTCATGGAGGAGTACGCCATCGCCGCCCAGGTCTTCAAGCTCAGCACCTGCGACATGTGTGAGATCTCCAGGAGCAGCGTACTGCAGAGCAGCTTGTCTCATGAG GAGAAAGTCCTGTACCTGGGTGAGGACTACCTGAAGGAGGGACCGGAGGGCAACGACATCCGCAAGACCAACGTGGCCCAGATCCGTATGGCGTACCGCTATGAGACCCTGTGCTACGAGCTCAACCGCATCAAGGAAGGCCTGAAGGCTGagtaa
- the dennd2c gene encoding DENN domain-containing protein 2C isoform X1, with the protein MLALRLEQGRQGGGEVDRLQKGATVAWQGRQPGRPPPHEKKINIREKISQWEGRSQPGSSQEVGVKAHPPTLSRTLSEDLLRNGYTNEVSRGGLHAKDNISKAKSFGLDFRESPAQAGYRVVGRRSEPLQKCSTGLSTKPPGYKPLAAQTFASQKVEANNTNSSAQHKFPANGDETIERILEVQVVSKPLPLSSDFQEDNMPAGNFYTSRGFWRKMEGDKLLWERGRESTGESQPPPKPQRTFTYRAANNNNISGHTAQWDKRSPHNQHSKAGSKRVAHPPNFPPPPCPVAKTNGLSRHKKNRKSFEYEDAARLTAKQGTLGGEARHSGLYHAYSEDSIYEDILCEVTRDNPYEDIKLSPMCLPISRPHNPKLPPKPQTLQGYASKGERKGYQVSKSSTLAETPKPAAPRRTSTQKTQRTPHYVNKIETIFDDKRGRKRVKNQGVSVREETSGTESDPEDNSKAGSRRSVYIQSTLKRRPGYRTLEKDLIQLQQQQLFQIFVVVSLRKGSPGNTYSPEITQQFPKMFEKSSRISKEAEDQLKVIPKFCFPDSLEWKPCAHMPSETFSFVLTGEDGSRWFCYCRKILPSGKGKRLPEVHCMVSKLGCFSLFAKILEEVERRREISPALVYPFMRSVMEAPFPAPGRTVTVKSFVPGTGNEVLTLCRPVDSRLEHVDFDSLLQCLSVGRLLQVFASLLLERRVIFIADKLSVLSRCSHAVLALLYPFTWQHTFVPVLPASMLDISCSPTPFLIGVLAPCLPQLLELPIEEVLIVDLCADKFVIQLDDEDCILPSKLQAALQQILEERADILRQEDGDRLGGQPDDLSSLVSEGFVRLFVELVGHYPFHMVESSNGSRELQRDSFRKSHPSRGVRQFLQLFMDTQMFAGFIQDKELRKAGGRGLFEVRVAEYLDSYPEPEPSGVNKFLKGLGNKMKLLQIK; encoded by the exons ATGCTGGCTCTGAGGCTGGAGCAGGGCAGGCAAGGGGGCGGTGAGGTCGATCGCCTGCAGAAGGGGGCCACTGTGGCATGGCAGGGTCGGCAGCCGGGGAGGCCCCCTCCTCACGAGAAGAAAATTAACATCAGGGAGAAGATCTCCCAGTGGGAAGGTCGCAGTCAACCGGGCAGCAGCCAGGAGGTTGGAGTGAAAGCACACCCTCCGACCCTATCCCGAACTCTGTCTGAGGATCTCCTGCGAAATGGATATACCAACGAGGTCTCAAGAGGGGGGCTTCACGCGAAAGACAACATCTCCAAAGCTAAGAGTTTTGGCTTAGATTTCCGGGAATCCCCAGCACAAGCTGGATATCGTGTGGTTGGTAGAAGGTCAGAACCTCTGCAGAAATGCTCCACTGGACTTTCAACCAAGCCGCCAGGATATAAACCACTTGCAGCACAAACATTTGCATCTCAAAAAGTGGAGGCTAACAATACTAACTCTTCTGCGCAACATAAATTCCCTGCCAATGGAGACGAAACAATCGAACGCATCTTGGAGGTTCAAGTAGTTTCTAAACCTCTACCTCTGTCAAGTGATTTCCAAGAAGACAACATGCCTGCGGGGAACTTCTACACCTCACGCGGTTTCTGGCGTAAGATGGAGGGAGACAAACTGCTCTGGGAAAGAGGCAGGGAGTCTACAGGTGAATCCCAGCCTCCTCCTAAACCTCAGCGGACATTTACATATCGGgcagccaacaacaacaacatctcaGGGCACACGGCGCAATGGGACAAAAGATCCCCTCATAACCAACACTCCAAAGCAGGGAGTAAGAGGGTAGCCCACCCGCCTaacttccctcctcctccatgtccagTTGCAAAGACCAATGGGCTTTCAAGGCACAAAAAGAACAG GAAGTCCTTTGAGTACGAGGATGCAGCTCGTCTGACAGCCAAGCAAGGCACGCTGGGAGGAGAGGCGAGGCACTCCGGCCTTTACCATGCCTACTCTGAAGACAGTATTTACGAGGACATTCTCT GTGAAGTGACCAGAGATAACCCCTATGAGGATATTAAGCTATCTCCCATGTGTCTACCTATCTCAAGGCCTCACAACCCGAAG CTGCCTCCTAAACCCCAGACGTTGCAAGGTTACGCCAGCAAAGGGGAGCGGAAGGGCTACCAAGTGTCCAAATCCTCAACGCTCGCAGAAACTCCCAAACCTGCTGCACCGCGGCGCACAAGCActcaaaaaacacagaggacacCTCAC TACGTCAACAAGATTGAGACGATCTTCGATgacaagagagggaggaagagagtgaaGAACCAGGGCGTCTCAGtgagag AGGAGACCAGCGGGACAGAGAGCGACCCAGAGGACAACAGCAAAG CAGGCTCCAGGAGATCAGTTTACATCCAGTCTACACTGAAACGTCGGCCTGGCTACCGCACCCTGGAGAAAGACCTCATCCAgctgcaacagcagcagcttttccaGATCTTTGTGGTGGTGTCGCTGAGAAAAGGCTCCCCAGGAAACACCTACTCCCCTGAAATTACACAACAGTTTCCCAAAATG TTTGAGAAGTCCTCCCGGATCTCCAAAGAGGCCGAGGATCAGCTGAAGGTCATTCCTAAGTTCTGCTTCCCCGACTCACTGGAGTGGAAGCCCTGTGCACACATGCCAAG TGAGACCttctcctttgtcctcaccggaGAGGACGGCAGCCGCTGGTTTTGTTACTGTCGTAAGATCCTG CCCAGTGGAAAGGGGAAGAGGCTTCCTGAGGTGCACTGTATGGTCAGCAAGCTGGGCTGTTTCAGCCTTTTTGCAAAG AttctggaggaggtggaaaggCGCCGGGAGATTTCCCCAGCGCTGGTTTATCCTTTTATGCGTAGCGTGATGGAGGCCCCGTTTCCAGCCCCCGGACGCACAGTCACCGTCAAAAGCTTCGTCCCCGGCACTGGGAATGAG GTGCTCACTCTGTGTCGGCCGGTGGACTCCAGATTAGAGCACGTGGACTTTGACAGTCTGCTGCAGTGCCTCAGTGTGGGAAGGCTCCTGCAGGTGTTTGCCTCCTTGCTGCTCGAGAGGAGAGTCATCTTCATCGCCGACAAGCTCAG CGTGCTGTCCCGGTGTAGCCACGCGGTGCTGGCGCTGCTGTACCCGTTCACGTGGCAGCACACGTTTGTGCCTGTGTTACCGGCCAGTATGTTGGACATCAGCTGCTCCCCAACCCCGTTCCTCATCGGGGTGCTGGCCCCCTGCCTGCcacagctgctggagcttcCTATTGAGGAG GTGCTCATAGTGGATCTGTGTGCAGACAAGTTCGTCATTCAG ctgGATGATGAAGACTGCATCCTGCCCAGTAAACTGCAGGCAGCGCTGCAGCAGATCCTGGAGGAGAGGGCGGATATCCTGAGACAGGAGGATGGAGACAGACTTGGAG gCCAGCCAGATGACTTGAGCTCCCTGGTGTCTGAGGGCTTTGTGCGCCTCTTCGTGGAGCTGGTGGGCCACTATCCGTTCCACATGGTCGAGTCCTCCAATGGCAGCAGGGAGCTTCAGCGAGACAGCTTCCGCAAGTCTCACCCCTCCCGTGGAGTCCGGCAgttcctgcagctcttcatggACACGCAGATGTTCGCTGGCTTCATTCAGGACAAGGAGCTGCGCAAGGCAGGAGGAAGAG GTCTGTTTGAAGTCCGAGTGGCCGAGTATCTGGATTCGTACCCTGAGCCGGAGCCGAGCGGCGTGAACAAGTTCCTCAAAGGGCTGG gaAACAAGATGAAGCTCCTCCAGATTAAATGA
- the dennd2c gene encoding DENN domain-containing protein 2C isoform X2: MLALRLEQGRQGGGEVDRLQKGATVAWQGRQPGRPPPHEKKINIREKISQWEGRSQPGSSQEVGVKAHPPTLSRTLSEDLLRNGYTNEVSRGGLHAKDNISKAKSFGLDFRESPAQAGYRVVGRRSEPLQKCSTGLSTKPPGYKPLAAQTFASQKVEANNTNSSAQHKFPANGDETIERILEVQVVSKPLPLSSDFQEDNMPAGNFYTSRGFWRKMEGDKLLWERGRESTGESQPPPKPQRTFTYRAANNNNISGHTAQWDKRSPHNQHSKAGSKRVAHPPNFPPPPCPVAKTNGLSRHKKNRKSFEYEDAARLTAKQGTLGGEARHSGLYHAYSEDSIYEDILCEVTRDNPYEDIKLSPMCLPISRPHNPKLPPKPQTLQGYASKGERKGYQVSKSSTLAETPKPAAPRRTSTQKTQRTPHYVNKIETIFDDKRGRKRVKNQGVSVREETSGTESDPEDNSKGSRRSVYIQSTLKRRPGYRTLEKDLIQLQQQQLFQIFVVVSLRKGSPGNTYSPEITQQFPKMFEKSSRISKEAEDQLKVIPKFCFPDSLEWKPCAHMPSETFSFVLTGEDGSRWFCYCRKILPSGKGKRLPEVHCMVSKLGCFSLFAKILEEVERRREISPALVYPFMRSVMEAPFPAPGRTVTVKSFVPGTGNEVLTLCRPVDSRLEHVDFDSLLQCLSVGRLLQVFASLLLERRVIFIADKLSVLSRCSHAVLALLYPFTWQHTFVPVLPASMLDISCSPTPFLIGVLAPCLPQLLELPIEEVLIVDLCADKFVIQLDDEDCILPSKLQAALQQILEERADILRQEDGDRLGGQPDDLSSLVSEGFVRLFVELVGHYPFHMVESSNGSRELQRDSFRKSHPSRGVRQFLQLFMDTQMFAGFIQDKELRKAGGRGLFEVRVAEYLDSYPEPEPSGVNKFLKGLGNKMKLLQIK; encoded by the exons ATGCTGGCTCTGAGGCTGGAGCAGGGCAGGCAAGGGGGCGGTGAGGTCGATCGCCTGCAGAAGGGGGCCACTGTGGCATGGCAGGGTCGGCAGCCGGGGAGGCCCCCTCCTCACGAGAAGAAAATTAACATCAGGGAGAAGATCTCCCAGTGGGAAGGTCGCAGTCAACCGGGCAGCAGCCAGGAGGTTGGAGTGAAAGCACACCCTCCGACCCTATCCCGAACTCTGTCTGAGGATCTCCTGCGAAATGGATATACCAACGAGGTCTCAAGAGGGGGGCTTCACGCGAAAGACAACATCTCCAAAGCTAAGAGTTTTGGCTTAGATTTCCGGGAATCCCCAGCACAAGCTGGATATCGTGTGGTTGGTAGAAGGTCAGAACCTCTGCAGAAATGCTCCACTGGACTTTCAACCAAGCCGCCAGGATATAAACCACTTGCAGCACAAACATTTGCATCTCAAAAAGTGGAGGCTAACAATACTAACTCTTCTGCGCAACATAAATTCCCTGCCAATGGAGACGAAACAATCGAACGCATCTTGGAGGTTCAAGTAGTTTCTAAACCTCTACCTCTGTCAAGTGATTTCCAAGAAGACAACATGCCTGCGGGGAACTTCTACACCTCACGCGGTTTCTGGCGTAAGATGGAGGGAGACAAACTGCTCTGGGAAAGAGGCAGGGAGTCTACAGGTGAATCCCAGCCTCCTCCTAAACCTCAGCGGACATTTACATATCGGgcagccaacaacaacaacatctcaGGGCACACGGCGCAATGGGACAAAAGATCCCCTCATAACCAACACTCCAAAGCAGGGAGTAAGAGGGTAGCCCACCCGCCTaacttccctcctcctccatgtccagTTGCAAAGACCAATGGGCTTTCAAGGCACAAAAAGAACAG GAAGTCCTTTGAGTACGAGGATGCAGCTCGTCTGACAGCCAAGCAAGGCACGCTGGGAGGAGAGGCGAGGCACTCCGGCCTTTACCATGCCTACTCTGAAGACAGTATTTACGAGGACATTCTCT GTGAAGTGACCAGAGATAACCCCTATGAGGATATTAAGCTATCTCCCATGTGTCTACCTATCTCAAGGCCTCACAACCCGAAG CTGCCTCCTAAACCCCAGACGTTGCAAGGTTACGCCAGCAAAGGGGAGCGGAAGGGCTACCAAGTGTCCAAATCCTCAACGCTCGCAGAAACTCCCAAACCTGCTGCACCGCGGCGCACAAGCActcaaaaaacacagaggacacCTCAC TACGTCAACAAGATTGAGACGATCTTCGATgacaagagagggaggaagagagtgaaGAACCAGGGCGTCTCAGtgagag AGGAGACCAGCGGGACAGAGAGCGACCCAGAGGACAACAGCAAAG GCTCCAGGAGATCAGTTTACATCCAGTCTACACTGAAACGTCGGCCTGGCTACCGCACCCTGGAGAAAGACCTCATCCAgctgcaacagcagcagcttttccaGATCTTTGTGGTGGTGTCGCTGAGAAAAGGCTCCCCAGGAAACACCTACTCCCCTGAAATTACACAACAGTTTCCCAAAATG TTTGAGAAGTCCTCCCGGATCTCCAAAGAGGCCGAGGATCAGCTGAAGGTCATTCCTAAGTTCTGCTTCCCCGACTCACTGGAGTGGAAGCCCTGTGCACACATGCCAAG TGAGACCttctcctttgtcctcaccggaGAGGACGGCAGCCGCTGGTTTTGTTACTGTCGTAAGATCCTG CCCAGTGGAAAGGGGAAGAGGCTTCCTGAGGTGCACTGTATGGTCAGCAAGCTGGGCTGTTTCAGCCTTTTTGCAAAG AttctggaggaggtggaaaggCGCCGGGAGATTTCCCCAGCGCTGGTTTATCCTTTTATGCGTAGCGTGATGGAGGCCCCGTTTCCAGCCCCCGGACGCACAGTCACCGTCAAAAGCTTCGTCCCCGGCACTGGGAATGAG GTGCTCACTCTGTGTCGGCCGGTGGACTCCAGATTAGAGCACGTGGACTTTGACAGTCTGCTGCAGTGCCTCAGTGTGGGAAGGCTCCTGCAGGTGTTTGCCTCCTTGCTGCTCGAGAGGAGAGTCATCTTCATCGCCGACAAGCTCAG CGTGCTGTCCCGGTGTAGCCACGCGGTGCTGGCGCTGCTGTACCCGTTCACGTGGCAGCACACGTTTGTGCCTGTGTTACCGGCCAGTATGTTGGACATCAGCTGCTCCCCAACCCCGTTCCTCATCGGGGTGCTGGCCCCCTGCCTGCcacagctgctggagcttcCTATTGAGGAG GTGCTCATAGTGGATCTGTGTGCAGACAAGTTCGTCATTCAG ctgGATGATGAAGACTGCATCCTGCCCAGTAAACTGCAGGCAGCGCTGCAGCAGATCCTGGAGGAGAGGGCGGATATCCTGAGACAGGAGGATGGAGACAGACTTGGAG gCCAGCCAGATGACTTGAGCTCCCTGGTGTCTGAGGGCTTTGTGCGCCTCTTCGTGGAGCTGGTGGGCCACTATCCGTTCCACATGGTCGAGTCCTCCAATGGCAGCAGGGAGCTTCAGCGAGACAGCTTCCGCAAGTCTCACCCCTCCCGTGGAGTCCGGCAgttcctgcagctcttcatggACACGCAGATGTTCGCTGGCTTCATTCAGGACAAGGAGCTGCGCAAGGCAGGAGGAAGAG GTCTGTTTGAAGTCCGAGTGGCCGAGTATCTGGATTCGTACCCTGAGCCGGAGCCGAGCGGCGTGAACAAGTTCCTCAAAGGGCTGG gaAACAAGATGAAGCTCCTCCAGATTAAATGA
- the ampd1 gene encoding AMP deaminase 1 isoform X2, with protein sequence MRAFAEEVFASETKDESVRDEISMFDVAEDCPIIHTEMAFHLHTDDNAEKRKRLQRCRTVGLPTVPGKDAAVPVEVGTPTYLDVPDFQRVAIIGDYASGVTMDDFELSCKGLYRALTIREKYMRLAYQRFPRTASQYMREMEGESFKPEDQVQPVFTRLPENGGDPFDIKELPKNLGYVARMKDGVIYVYNDAAAADKHQPKDLPCADYETFIDDMNFLIALIAQGPTKTYTHRRLKFLMSKFNVHEMLNEMEEMRELKLNPHRDFYNCRKVDTHIHAAACMNQKHLLRFIKRSYRVDAERVVHKLNGREVTMKELFQSLNLHPYDLTVDSLDVHAGRQTFQRFDKFNAKYNPVGASELRDLYMKTENHINGEYFATIIKEVASDLEDAKYQFAEPRLSIYGCKPDEWSKLAGWFVRHRVFSPHLKWMIQVPRIYDIFRARDFVPHFGKMLENIFLPVFQATIDPQSNPDLSIFLKHVTGFDSVDDESKHSGHMFCTKSPKPEEWDIAKNPSYTYYIYYMYANITVLNQLRKQRGMNTFMFRPHCGEAGAITHLLASFMTADNISHGLNLKKSPVLQYLYFLTQIPIAMSPLSNNSLFLEYAKNPLLEFHKKGLVVSLSTDDPMQFHYTKEPLMEEYAIAAQVFKLSTCDMCEISRSSVLQSSLSHEEKVLYLGEDYLKEGPEGNDIRKTNVAQIRMAYRYETLCYELNRIKEGLKAE encoded by the exons ATGAGAGCCTTCGCGGAGGAGGTCTTTGCGTCTGAGACCAAAGACGAGAGCGTCCGCGATGAGATCTCCATGTTTGACGTGGCTGAAGACTGTCCCATTATCCACACTGAGATGGCCTTCCATCTGCACACTGACGATAATGCTGAGAAACG CAAGAGGCTCCAGCGTTGCCGCACCGTTGGCTTGCCCACAGTTCCTGGAAAGGATGCTGCTGTCCCTGTGGAAGTGGGGACCCCCACCTACCTGGACGTGCCTGACTTCCAGAGGGTGGCCATCATTGGAGACTACGCCTCTGGG GTGACCATGGACGACTTTGAGCTGTCCTGTAAGGGTCTGTACCGCGCCCTGACCATCAGGGAGAAGTACATGAGGCTGGCCTATCAGCGCTTCCCACGCACGGCCTCGCAGTACATGCGTGAAATGGAAGGGGAGAGCTTCAAACCTGAGGACCAGGTGCAGCCAG TCTTCACTCGGCTTCCCGAGAATGGAGGTGACCCCTTTGACATAAAGGAGCTGCCGAAGAATCTTGGCTACGTTGCGCGTATGAAGGACGGCGTCATCTACGTGTACAACGACGCCGCGGCTGCAGACAAACACCAGCCCAAGGATCTGCCCTGCGCCGACTACGAGACCTTCATCGATGACATGAACTTCCTCATCGCTCTCATTGCACAGGGCCCGAC GAAGACTTACACTCACCGCCGCCTCAAGTTCCTCATGTCCAAGTTCAACGTGCACGAGATGctgaatgagatggaggagatgagggagcTGAAGCTGAACCCCCACAGGGACTTCTACAACTGTAGGAAG GTTGACACCCACATCCACGCCGCCGCCTGCATGAACCAGAAGCACCTGCTGCGCTTCATCAAGAGGTCTTATCGTGTGGACGCCGAACGCGTCGTGCACAAGCTCAATGGCCGGGAGGTCACCATGAAGGAGCTCTTCCAGTCCCTCAACCTGCACCCCTATGACCTCACTGTGGACTCTCTGGATGTGCACGCT GGGAGACAAACCTTCCAGCGTTTTGACAAGTTCAACGCCAAGTACAACCCCGTGGGAGCCAGCGAGCTGCGTGACCTGTACATGAAGACAGAGAACCACATCAATGGAGAGTACTTTGCCACCATCATCAAG GAAGTAGCCAGTGACCTGGAGGATGCCAAGTACCAGTTCGCCGAGCCTCGTCTCTCCATCTACGGCTGCAAGCCCGACGAGTGGAGCAAGCTGGCCGGCTGGTTCGTCAGGCACAGAGTCTTCTCCCCCCACCTCAAGTGGATGATTCAAGTGCCCAGGATCTA CGATATCTTCAGAGCGAGGGACTTCGTGCCCCATTTTGGCAAGATGTTGGAGAACATTTTCCTCCCTGTGTTCCAGGCCACCATCGACCCGCAGTCCAACCCGGACCTCAGCATCTTCCTCAAGCAT GTGACAGGTTTCGACAGTGTGGACGATGAGTCCAAGCACAGCGGGCACATGTTCTGCACCAAGAGCCCCAAACCAGAGGAGTGGGACATCGCCAAGAACCCCTCCTACACCTACTACATTTACTACATGTATGCCAACATCACTGTGCTCAACCAGCTCCGCAA ACAGAGGGGGATGAACACGTTCATGTTCAGGCCTCACTGTGGAGAGGCTGGAGCCATCACCCATCTGCTGGCTTCCTTCATGACCGCTGACAACATCTCTCACGGCCTCAACCTCAAGAAG agCCCCGTGCTGCAGTACCTGTACTTCCTGACCCAGATCCCAATCGCCATGTCCCCTCTCAGCAACAACAGCCTGTTCCTGGAGTACGCCAAGAACCCGCTGCTGGAGTTCCACAAGAAAGGCCTGGTTGTGTCTCTCTCCACAGACGACCCCATGCAGTTCCACTACACCAAG GAGCCCCTCATGGAGGAGTACGCCATCGCCGCCCAGGTCTTCAAGCTCAGCACCTGCGACATGTGTGAGATCTCCAGGAGCAGCGTACTGCAGAGCAGCTTGTCTCATGAG GAGAAAGTCCTGTACCTGGGTGAGGACTACCTGAAGGAGGGACCGGAGGGCAACGACATCCGCAAGACCAACGTGGCCCAGATCCGTATGGCGTACCGCTATGAGACCCTGTGCTACGAGCTCAACCGCATCAAGGAAGGCCTGAAGGCTGagtaa